TcactatgtaaaataataggaatacaactttagtgtttacaataaaTGTGGCTCACTTATATTTCcctcttggagaatttctctctgctatctttttctctccactcactcaccctctttctttccttctcttctttcttttcttcctttctctcctctctgCCTGAgctctctcttccttctctgATGGTTGGTGTGCCATCTTACAATGAAGAGAGGAAGTtcatttataggcaaagcctCTTGGCTTCCTGTGGATGTGAATCATTTCTTCCAATATATGGATGCCACTTCTTCAACATTCTTCATTATTTCTAAATGTGTGGACTCCACTCTTGACTTTACAACATAAACAAGATTTACATGTAGTATTTTATGTCACGTTCACAAGAGATGATACAACTATAGTTAAAAGGATCTTCAATCGAGAAGTTAAATCCATGGTGGACCTTCCagctctttttttaattttatttattgaaatttaaaacttCAACCAAACTATTTAAATTCATGATAAATTTGACATCAAGTTGCTCAGCGTCAAAGTTGACGCTAGAAAAAAGTGATGGCAAatgtttatttgtaatacCTTTTTTAATGACGGTGTGTAATAGTAGTAACATGTCCTAAGTCATTTCTAAGAATATTTCTCAGCAATGTTTTGGAGGTGGTAGAAGAGATTCAATGGTCTAGAGATCATGACCAGGTGATCAGAATCGCTAATCACTTTCACTTCATCTGGTGGATTGTTCCTGATAATGTAATTCTGCACATCCAGCACTATTGTCTGGTCTTGCCCAGACACAATGAATACTCTACGAACCGATCCATATTTCTCCTTGGTGAGCTTTATTACATCATAATTGAAGAGAGGAGAAAATCTTATCAAAGAGGACACTAGCGTTTTATCCTGTCCATTAATATGTCACCAAACAAAATGtcaaaaacaacaagaaaaaaaaaaaaaaaagggaaaaagaaattaaagtagCAGCAACGTGATCGCAGGTTTGAATCCCCATGATATCTTAGTAATTGTAAATTAGACtattgcttgtattaaaaaagaaatagtatttttgaattatttttcagaCAACTCACCTGTGCTGAGGAGAGCTGGTAAAACTTCAATGCCAAGGCCTTGGGCCCTACAAGAAAGGAGGTTGGAGGGTTGTTGGTCCCATTATCGTATCCATATTGAGTGTCCAAATAGTCCAATCTTTTATTAACCTGTACATTTTTCgaaaatataatttgttaATAAATATACACAATGGATTCAACTTTGGTGTGTGCTTGTGAACTCATTACCTCTGTCAATATAGTCGAGTAATTGAGAGTAGGACCAGACATGAAAGCCGTGACGTACACTGCAGCAGCAATTTTCTCAGGAAATCTCTCCATGAAAATAgataagtaaatttaggttttagccacaaaaaaactttcacttttggaaaaaaccaaaactttttcaaaaaagacataaaaacctctcaactttcaaaccaaagacatgcaaatgtaaaagGTTCCTTAGgatatccaaaaataaataagggcaatcttgtccattttggcttctttcaaaaaaattctctctcctttggccttttccaaagtctcccaaATAGATATGACTGCCCCATTCATGCTGTGACCAACGAGGATGATCCTCTCCTTTGGTGGAAGAGACACCATGAGCTTTGTCAATGGCTCGACATATTGCGAGATTGAACGAAGTTGTTGTATCTGAATTGGGTTGATCCCAGATGCTCCCAAGTCTAGGGCTGTGACATTGTGGCCTGAATCTTTGAGTAAAGTTGCCACCTTATACCAAGACCATGCTCCAAGATCAGCTCCATGAATCAACACAAAATGCTTCTTCCCACTTGGGCTAgtttgggtttggttttgagGGTAATTATGAGATTGAGGAAATCAACTGTAACTTTCATATACACTTTGCAGCTATTAAATACACATAGGAATAACAAACACTTGTTTGAAATCCTAACTGATAAAGCACTTCGAAACTATCTCCTAACTCTAAGGAACAACTATGCAAACTAGAGAAACTAACGGGCTAAGATTATCTGTACAGTGagttcaaaaataataaactaaCGAACTGATACAAGTTGTTACAATCCTCTGATATGCAAGTTGTTACAATCCTCTGATATGCCCCCTCAAGATGGAGCTCGAGACAGGAGTCCAATCTTGGATTTGAGATCCAGAAAACGAGCACGGTGCAGAGGCTTGGTAAGGGCATCCGCGAGTTGATCTGCGGAGGATACATGAGCAACTCGAAGGACACCATTCTGCACCTGGTCCCTGATGAAGTGAAAGTCGACAGCAACATGTTTCATTCTGGAGTGAAACACGGGATTAGAACAGAGTTGAGTAGCGCCAACATTGTCGCAGTATATAACTGGACAGCAAGGTAGTCGAACACGAAGATCAGTGAGGAGATAGCAAAGCCAGTTGAGCTCGGCCGCTGCATTAGCTACTGACCTGTACTCAGCTTCAGTGGAAGACCTTGCAACAGTTTGCTGCTTTTTCGAACTCCAGGAGACGGGATTACGCCCAAGATAGATGACATAAGCACTGGTGGATGAAAAATCATTCTTGTCGCCTGCCCAGTCTGCGTCTAAATATGCATGGAGATTCAATGGGGACTGACGATGTATTTGGAGGCCTTCATTAATGGTGCCACAGAGATAACGTAAGAGACGTTTAACAAAGTTCCAATGGTCGGTGGTGGGAGTGTGCATGTACTGGGAGAGTTTGTTAACCGCAAATGCAAGGTCTGGTCTTGTAATCAAGAGATATTGAAGGCTGCCAACAACTTTTCTGTATTCGGTGGGATCAGGCAAAGCAGTGCCTGACTTTAGCAATGGTGGGCTAGTTGGAATGGGAGTGAGCACTGGTTTGGCATCAGCCATATGAGTTCTAGCGAGAATGTCCAAAATATAACGCCGTTGAGATAATAAAATACCTTGTTGATTGGGGACCACCTccacacccaaaaaataagACAACTGTCCAAGATCCTTAATTGAAAACCGATTAGCAAGAATAGCAACAAAAGAGTCGATCATTTTAGTGTGGACTCCAGTGATTATCAAGTCATCCACATAGACAAGTATATACATACTCTGGCCAGCAACAGTGAGAACAAATAGAGAAGTATCTGCATAGGAATTTTGGAAGCCATAGTCAAGAAGGAAAGTGCGAAGTTCATGATACCATGCTCTTGGTGCTTGCTTGAGGCCATAGAtggcttttcaaaatttgcacACATAAGATGGATGATCTTGATCAACAAAACCTGGTGGTTGTTGCATGTAGACATGCTCGGAGAGGTGGCCTTGGAGAAAGGCATTGTTGACATCCAGTTGACGTAGGGACCAACCCCGAGATACAGCAAGACTGAGGACAACACGAACTGTTGTTGGTTTGACAACAGGGCTGAAAGTGTCAAGGTAATCAACACCTTGGCGTTGATGAAAACCTTTTGCAACCAAACGTGCTTTGAACCTGTCAATAGAGCCATCAGAGTTACGTTTAATGCGGAAAACCCATATACATCCAACTATATTTTGTGTAGGATCAGGTGGAACAAGTTCCCATGTGCCGTTTTGAACTAAAGCATCACACTCATCAGACATGGCCTTACGCCACTTTGGATCTTTAAGGGCTGCGGATACGGTGGTTGGTTCAAGGTTGTTGGACTTGGAGAGTTGGGTATGAAGGTTCATTTTGGTGATGGGTTTACGAATGTGGTTCTTGGCTCGGGTGGTCATGGAGTGAGTTGGAAGAGGATGAGGGTCGGGTGGGTTAGTAGGTGACGTTGGGATTTGTGGTGAGGGGGTTGAATTGGTTAAGGGTGGCAATGAGGGTTGGTGTGAGCGGCTGGGTTGGTTTGTGTTGGGGGATGGAATCTGTACTGGGGTGGGTGTTGGAGCTGCACTTAGAGGTTGAGGGACAATGGCTTCCGATGGCATAGTGAGTGGTGGCTGGGAGGAAGGTGAGGGAATTGGAATTGGTGCAGGAATCCAAGTGGCAATGGGATTGGGATGATGAGTAGAGGGCGGACCAGACAGTGAAGAGTAAGGAAACTGCGATTCAACAAATTTGACATGTCTTGAGACATAAATTCTTGAGGTTGAAGGATCAAGGCAATAGTATGCACTTTGAGTGAGAGAGTACCCAAGGAAAACACACGGCTTGGACCGTGGTTCTAGTTTGTGGGAAGTGTAAGGTTTGAGCCAAGGGTAGCATAAGCAACCAAAAACCTTTAATTTCGAGTAGTTTGGGGCTATCTGAAAGATTTTGTGGTAAGGTGAGGAGAGATTTAAGGTGGGAGTGGGCATTCTGTTGATGAGGTAGACGGCTGTGGCAAAGGCATAAGTCCAGTAAGAGATTGGTAAAGAAGCATGAGTGAGAAGGGCAAGACCGGTTTCGACAATGTGAAGGTGCCTTCTTTCGGAGTAACCATTGTGTTCAGGTGTATGAGGGGGAGTGGTGAGATGAGAGATACCATTGGTGGAAAGAAAATTAGTTAGGGAAATGTACTCACCACCATTGTCAGAATAAAGTGTTTTGATGGTTGAGTGGAAGTGTTTTTCTACAATGGCTTTGAATCTTATGAAGACTTCTTTGACATCAGATTTGTTTTTGAGTGGGTAAAACCAGATATATTTAGTGAAATGATCAATGAAGATTACATAATATTTAAAGCCATTATGTGAGTAAATTGGAGATGTCCAGACATCGGAGAATATAATTTCAAGAGGTTGAGTAGAGACAATTGTAGAGTTGGAGAAAGGCAATTTGTGGCTTTTATTGCAAAGACAAGCATTACATGAAAAATCAGATGACAGAGAGGAAGATACGCCTAAGGAATTGCTGGAAACAATATGTTTGAGAATGGGAAAAGCAGGATGTCCTAAGCGATGGTGCCAGTCGGAAGATGTGGTCTTTGTTGCGGAGAAGGCAATCAAAGGGGAGGAGTTTGGCCACTCATATACACCATCTTTAGTTTGTCCCTTGAGCATTGTTGCGCCGGTCTGAAGTTCCTTCACAAGAAAAGTGGATGGTAAGAACTCTATGGAAACATTGTTAGAAGTGCAAAATTGTGAAATGGAAATGAGGTTCTTTTTCATGGATGGAACACAGAGAACGTTGTTTAATGTAAAGTGATGGTGGGGAGTTTTGAGAGAGGTGGAACCAATGTGGGTAATGGCAAGATTGGAGCCATCTCCGATCAAGATGTCATCAGTGCCCATGTAGGGAGCATGCAGGGAGAGGTTGCTGAGATCAGACGTGACATGGTGTGATGCACCACTATCCAGAAGCCAGGATGATGGGGTGGAAGAATGGGTGGCAAGGTGAGCTTGTGGTTGCCATGGTGTGCCTTGTTGGGAGGAGCTGGAGGAGGTGGTAGTATGAACTGGTATGAGCCGAAATGAGGGACACCGTTTGGCAGTGTGACCCTGAGTCCTGCAAATTTGGCAGTAGCCAAGGTATGGCCTGGGAGGAGGACGAGTGTTCTGTGATGGATTTGGAGTTGGAGGAGGTGGGCGGTTGGTGAAGTTGTAGGATGGGCGCCAGTTGGTGGTGGTATTGCCTTGTGGTGGAGAAGGACGCCAGTTCTTGGTGTTGGTTCTGGATGTGGGATTTGTAGTAGCTGGAAAATGGTGTGGCTCAGATGGGATGCTTTGAAGGGAGGCTTCAAAGTTGAGGAGTTTTTCATGAAGTTCTTCAAAGGTGATGGAGGTATCTCTTGCTTGGACCGCACGGACTAACTCTTTGTACTCATCACCGAGGCCATCGAGGATTTTGTCTGTGATGTCTTCTTCATCAAGGGTGGCGCCAAGAAGAGCAAGATCATCGGCCCGAGTTTTGATGGATTGCATAAACTCAGTGATGCTAAGCGAGCCTTTGGTGGTGTTTTTGAGGTGTTGTTTGATTTGCTTGATGCGGCCACGAGAGGGTTTGGCATAGGTGTTGGCTAGAATTGTCCAGGCTTGTTTAGAGGTTTTGGCTTGAGCTATGAAGGAGATAATGGTGGGTGAAAGGGAGCCAATAATGGCGTTGAGAATCAGTTGGTCTTGTCGGATCCATAGACTGTAACTGGGATTGGGGCTGGTGGTATTGTCTTGGGTCAAGGTGGGTGTGGGCATGGTTTGGAGCCATCAATATAGCCAAGAAGATCATAGCCAATGAAGAGGGATTGGAATTGTAGTTTCCAGGAGAGGTAATTGGTAGAGGAGAGTTTGAGAGGAGCTTGAGCAGCAACGTTGATGCTGATGAGAGTTTGATGTGTGGCATTGGTGTTTAGGATGGTTGCAGACTCGGTAGCCATGAGTGCGGAAGAACAGGGGAAACGATAAGAAAGTGAGAGATGGATCGGCTTAGACTCCTGATACCATATAAGATTGAGGAAATCAACTCTGACTTTCATATACACTTTGCAGCTATTAAATACACATAGGAATAACAAACACTTGTTTGAAATCCTAACTGATAAAGCACTTTGAAACTATCTCCTAACTCTAAGGAACAGCTATGCAAACTAGAGAAACTAACGGGCTAAGATTATCAATGTACAGATGATTTGAGgtataaataaactaacaTATCCTTCCATGTTGCAAGCGAAGTCTTTATTTCTATCTGCATTATTGGTCAAGGAGTAAACAGAACCACTCATGCAAATGCCGAGGACGTGGCATATGTATTCACCAATGGTTTGTAACACTAGGCGTTCATTAATTGGTTTCTTTAACATATATGCCAAATCTGCAAAATCATTTGGGtaccttttttcttataaatttcCAATCtgcataataataaaaaaattattcaacaTGCTCATGGCCTGGACTTTTTGTACAGAATTTGTTTCgtacacaacatatatatcttcgaaaattctttctttctagtgGTTGGTTTGTGTGACAATGTAAAGTCAACTAGTCGaagtaaattttttaatatgcaCATGTGGTGGCATTACAGTGAAAAAGTAGGTCAAATGTTCTCTCTTTAAGTGCACTCTAATTCGATTCACATAGAAGACCGAATTTGATTCACGTAAGAGACGATTTTGAGACAACCTAATATAGTACtcataatatataaatgtaaaGTCTACTAACcggatttaaaaaaattcatattttattagagggaatttgaatttggagaTGGTATATCACTCGCTTAAGAATTATTTGAGATATAATTTAATCACGGTatggtatttttggtattGGACGGTGGGTAACATGGACGATATCGGATGTCATAAGTTTGCTCCAACAATCGCCTAATTAATAGTAGAGCTGACTTTCAAACAACGGCGGTCTCAAGGTttgaaaacaataaagaataagagaaaaatattaacaatCTTAATTAAGTGAGTCAATCTAATTGAAACttgataatatattatacgGAGAATAAGAGAATACGTAGTCACAAATCTAGAGAAATGGGTGAAAATGACTCTTAAATTTGAAGGCCTtgtgtaaaaaataataatatgtatactaaatttttagaaaattgatctaaaacatggaaaaaaaaatatgtaaacttGAAGAGACTAgttataagaatttttgttggaGTTGTATGTGGCTCGATACAAGTATGGATGTGGAAGTAACCATGGACTTACATCGAACAAGTACCAAATTAATCTACATCTTAAAAGTAGGTGATCCATTATTAAtgacatcaaatttttttatttaaaacatCACACTTAGAGATCCGTTGAGCCTTATGATCTACGGAATTAAATTTGTCATATAgattacattttattttctaaaagttTATTCATATATGGCtgcatttttttatgaaaGTCTAACTCTCAGCAACCTCCTTGAGGTAGGAGAACAGCTCAAGCGGTCTAGAGAACATCACCATGTGATCAGAACCATTGATCCATATGACTTCATTCGGCGGATTCTTATTGATCATCAACACTTGCAATTTCTCAGTTATTACATGGTCTTGGTCGCACCCGATGAAAACTCTACGAACCGATCCATATTTCTCATTAGTGAGTTTTATATCATCACTAAAGAGAGGAGTGAATCTTACCAAGGACAATGCTAGTGTTAAATCCTGTTTGTTGATACATCACcaaccaagaaagaaaagagaaagatgaacAATATTAGTTAAAAGTACAAGtgcataaaatcaaattttacttttccttcttttgtaAAGACATACCTCTGGTGGTGAGAGTTGGTACAGTGACGACGACAATAACTTTGGCCCAAGAAGTACGGCGGTAGGAGGATTGTTGGGTCCCCGATCATATCTAAACTGACTGTCCATAAAATCCACACtgtgcataatttttttaaagacataGTTGTTAATattcatcatatatatatatatatatatatatatatatacaaaaattcttttatttcaaAGTCAGaagattatatataatatatatatatatatatatacatacagaaattcttttatttcaaAGTCGGaacattatttatatacatttGGACTTTAATATTAAGGGATTATATGGTGTTTGTGTCATCACTATAACTAAATTCCTTCAGAAGGGAACTAAATTCCCTTCagaagggagattcactattataccaaatataggagcccaaattataaaaaaacctacATGAAAttgactttagaaacacattCAAAgttcatttacaatataacaaaaaaacttttaatttcttttaaattacaaaattgccattaatttcttaaaacaaacccaacctcaaaacctcataaaaaaactcaaagcactcaataggatattaaagtaatttaataatcaaaattaaattcaatatggccagctatcattttttgagtttttttttttttggtttgtttatagaaattaaatggtgtagggtttatttatagttttaatgctaagaatgggtatatgactaaatatctcaaatataactaaatacccaatatgggagcCCAAATTATAGTTGTAACTCTCATTCATATATatccttctattgagggatccctcaaataattttatttgagggacgcccATTAGGGTAttctacaattttttttccaatgatccaaaccatatattttttagatcttcattcatagatcatccttacaaaaaattagacaaatcggaaaccgtttcgacatccaattgtgtcctacaaaatcaattaacACGGTGCTtgaagaaagtactaaaatttcaataactcaattgaatggtcaaatgatatcggattcaagtgattttttgtagagatgatctttaaatgagtatctacaaaataaacggtttggattagtgaaatacaatccggagtgggccctacaagagatgtccctcaaataagcttatttgaggaatccctcaatggaagctttctgtatatatatatatatatatatatatatatataatttttaaaaacataaaatgtaATGATATGTTTATTTAGGATTAAGAGACTAGTAATCTTTTTCAAACAGTACTAGCAAAATGGGTTTGTAGTGTCAAAATTTACCACCGACAAATGGTGAGGCTCcgatataaattttttttcggGAGTAAAATAATTTGCAAAGGACACTTAAAATctaacattaaaaaaacatttaaaattaacATATTTTGGACAAAGTATGTGATGTTGTGATCTGTGAGTGTGTCGAACTCATTACCTGAGATGACAGATTTAAGTAGTTGAGAGCAGGACCAGGCATAAAAGCGGTGGCAAATACTGCAATATAAATCTTCTCAGGGAATTTCTCCATGGCAATGGATATGGCTGCCCCGCCCATGCTGTGGCCCACAAGGATGACCCTCTCCTTTGGCGGGAGAGACTTCATGAATCTCATCAATGGCTCAACGTAATCCGGGAGAGAATGAAGTTGTTGAACTTGCTTTGGGTTGACCCCAGATGCTGCTAGGTCTAGAGCTGTAACATTATGACCAATTGAGGTGAGTAGAGTTGAGACCTTGTACCAGCACCATGCCCCATGACCAGCTCCATGAACCAGCACAAAATGCTTCTGGTTTGCTTCTGGGTTTGGAGATGGGGTGCAGATTCTGGTCAAGCtaagaaataaaaggaaagaCACCAAATGCTTCACTCTCATATTCTCCATGTTTTGTACAAACCTCGCTCTCTTTTCTTGGCCTGTACTATAATGCATTTGGTCTAGTGTTACTTTTATATATCATGAATCTGCATAATCTGAAAA
Above is a genomic segment from Prunus dulcis chromosome 7, ALMONDv2, whole genome shotgun sequence containing:
- the LOC117635701 gene encoding salicylic acid-binding protein 2-like, whose protein sequence is TQTSPSGKKHFVLIHGADLGAWSWYKVATLLKDSGHNVTALDLGASGINPIQIQQLRSISQYVEPLTKLMVSLPPKERIILVGHSMNGAVLSIFMERFPEKIAAAVYVTAFMSGPTLNYSTILTEVNKRLDYLDTQYGYDNGTNNPPTSFLVGPKALALKFYQLSSAQDKTLVSSLIRFSPLFNYDVIKLTKEKYGSVRRVFIVSGQDQTIVLDVQNYIIRNNPPDEVKVISDSDHLVMISRPLNLFYHLQNIAEKYS
- the LOC117635603 gene encoding salicylic acid-binding protein 2-like — protein: MENMRVKHLVSFLLFLSLTRICTPSPNPEANQKHFVLVHGAGHGAWCWYKVSTLLTSIGHNVTALDLAASGVNPKQVQQLHSLPDYVEPLMRFMKSLPPKERVILVGHSMGGAAISIAMEKFPEKIYIAVFATAFMPGPALNYNYVFKKIMHSVDFMDSQFRYDRGPNNPPTAVLLGPKLLSSSLYQLSPPEDLTLALSLVRFTPLFSDDIKLTNEKYGSVRRVFIGCDQDHVITEKLQVLMINKNPPNEVIWINGSDHMVMFSRPLELFSYLKEVAES